A portion of the Lolium rigidum isolate FL_2022 chromosome 1, APGP_CSIRO_Lrig_0.1, whole genome shotgun sequence genome contains these proteins:
- the LOC124647324 gene encoding uncharacterized protein LOC124647324: MDLAISAVTGDLAGRFISFLMNKCCDHLCSEEKLESLQQLLLRVHTVIEEADGRYITNSFMLVQLKTISAAMYQGYHVLDNIRYMQHKDSKELVSDSFALSVYVPLKRSRTATGTSSSTNKAFNSDLQSAIQNLEAVAANMVEFVVLLGGCERMCRRPYDAYLRIENFMFGRHVEKQKILGFLLRHDVPGPPAVLPITGGRGFGKKTIVAHACDDERVRTHFASILHLKGDGLTRITDHERLPGRTLVVVEFVSDVDGDDWTEFYSSVMSMGRGSKVIVFGRDKELSKFGTVKTISVNRLPFEEYRYLFKTLAFGSADPIDHPQLATIVEEFAILLGGSLVSANLIAHAMRKNPSAHFWLCKLNRVRMTVKLNMSRSGVHPNELLDRGRPVHLSNGHYLLSPSAPSCLIPSASGPGNVSGKNVPKVIFGEEAGHIVPPKGDFELISWESRLPPYTSFVHLVQYVPSCVGAKPETSWSGKKRLHRFMSHMSL; the protein is encoded by the exons ATGGATCTTGCGATATCTGCCGTGACAGGTGATCTCGCTGGTCGATTCATCTCTTTTCTCATGAACAAATGTTGTGATCATCTATGCTCGGAGGAGAAGCTGGAGAGcctgcagcagctgctgctgcgaGTCCACACGGTCATCGAGGAGGCAGACGGACGGTACATCACCAACTCTTTTATGCTCGTTCAGTTGAAGACGATATCGGCAGCCATGTACCAAGGGTACCATGTGTTGGACAACATCAGGTACATGCAGCATAAGGACTCCAAGGAACTGGTGAGCGACTCATTTGCCTTATCTGTTTATGTTCCTCTCAAACGTTCTCGCACTGCAACCGGTACTAGTTCTTCAACAAACAAGGCCTTCAACTCGGATTTGCAAAGTGCAATTCAAAATCTAGAAGCTGTCGCTGCTAACATGGTGGAGTTTGTGGTGCTTTTGGGAGGATGCGAGCGCATGTGCCGTAGACCTTATGACGCTTATCTCCGCATCGAAAACTTCATGTTTGGCCGGCACGTCGAGAAGCAGAAGATCCTTGGCTTCTTGCTGCGACATGACGTTCCTGGTCCTCCGGCAGTCCTACCGATCACCGGTGGACGTGGATTTGGGAAGAAAACTATTGTTGCACATGCCTGCGACGATGAGCGGGTGCGCACTCACTTCGCTAGTATCTTGCATCTGAAAGGAGATGGTCTTACCAGAATAACAGACCATGAACGGCTGCCAGGAAGGACATTGGTAGTTGTCGAGTTTGTTTCTGATGTAGATGGTGATGACTGGACTGAATTCTACTCATCTGTTATGAGCATGGGCAGAGGAAGCAAGGTGATAGTATTCGGCCGAGATAAAGAATTGAGTAAATTTGGAACCGTCAAGACAATTTCTGTGAACCGCCTACCGTTTGAGGAGTACAGGTACCTGTTCAAGACCCTCGCATTTGGAAGCGCAGATCCTATAGACCATCCGCAATTAGCTACGATAGTGGAAGAGTTTGCAATTTTGTTGGGAGGATCACTCGTTTCAGCAAACTTGATTGCACATGCAATGAGAAAGAATCCAAGTGCCCATTTCTGGCTTTGCAAATTGAACAGGGTCCGAATGACAGTCAAGCTGAAC ATGTCCAGATCAGGTGTCCATCCAAATGAGCTTCTTGATCGAGGCCGTCCAGTGCACCTCAGCAACGGTCACTACCTTTTGTCTCCTAGTGCTCCATCGTGCCTTATACCCTCTGCTAGCGGTCCGGGCAATGTTTCGGGAAAGAATGTGCCTAAAGTGATATTTGGGGAAGAGGCAGGCCATATTGTTCCACCGAAAGGAGACTTTGAGCTAATTTCATGGGAGTCAAGGTTACCACCTTACACTTCTTTTGTTCACTTGGTTCAGTATGTTCCAAGTTGTGTCGGTGCTAAGCCTGAAACATCCTGGTCAGGGAAGAAGCGTCTGCATAGATTCATGTCACATATGTCTTTGTAG
- the LOC124675719 gene encoding protein MICROTUBULE BINDING PROTEIN 2C-like, protein MLDRSLRPPAEAGPVAAAGEGRGNVDRVLFKDLVEMVPLVESLMDRRTNPSYSRRASLVYTPAPAKKVADLRSAKTSQSVSAKKRRDPGGDAGKEDKTASNGENGSVTPMALPGAETKPKDISDIGALREQIDELQKQLLEKEEALRSAENTVSEMNAVYSTIDELRRQVTEKEALIKYTNSQLHNVKITLADKQAYLEKLEWEVKTSNKKVEDLQGDISNMEFEISSLMSLFEKISENVSGDGYDGSMPSYELEALQSVSEIDKIEVDKIEQERVTYAEALAAARENPNEEHLSSVAEARSRLQVLVVQ, encoded by the exons ATGCTCGACAGATCCCTCAGGCCGCCGGCGGAGGCTggccccgtcgccgccgccggagagggcCGCGGGAACGTGGATCGGGTCCTCTTCAAGGACCTCGTCGAGATGGTTCCCCTCGTCGAGTCCCTCATG GACCGGAGGACGAACCCGTCCTACTCGCGGCGGGCCTCGCTCGTGTACACGCCGGCGCCGGCCAAGAAG GTTGCCGATTTGAGAAGCGCAAAGACGTCGCAGAGCGTGTCGGCGAAAAAGCGGAGAGATCCTGGAGGAGATGCAGGAAAGGAGGACAAGACTGCTTCAAACGGAGAGAACGGCTCGGTTACGCCGATGGCTCTGCCGGGAGCAGAAACCAAACCCAAAGACATCAGTGATATTGGTGCCCTACGTGAGCAGATCGATGAGCTGCAGAAGCAGCTGCTCGAGAAAGAGGAGGCACTGAGATCTGCTGAGAATACCGTGAGCGAGATGAATGCGGTGTATTCGACCATTGATGAGCTCAGGCGCCAAGTTACTGAGAAAGAAGCTTTAATCAAGTATACCAATTCTCAGTTACACAACGTGAAA ATTACGCTTGCGGACAAACAAGCATATTTAGAGAAGTTAGAATGGGAGGTCAAGACCTCAAATAAGAAGGTTGAAGATCTTCAAGGGGATATCTCCAATATGGAGTTTGAGATAAGTTCATTGATGTCATTATTCGAGAAAATATCGGAGAATGTTTCAGGTGATGGTTACGATGGTAGCATGCCATCATATGAACTAGAAGCACTTCAGTCAGTG AGTGAAATTGACAAGATTGAGGTGGACAAGATAGAGCAGGAAAGGGTTACATATGCCGAAGCTCTCGCTGCTGCTAGGGAGAACCCTAATGAGGAACACTTGAGTTCTGTTGCTGAGGCACGGTCAAGGCTGCAGGTCCTTGTTGTACAATAG